Proteins from a genomic interval of Dermacentor variabilis isolate Ectoservices chromosome 8, ASM5094787v1, whole genome shotgun sequence:
- the LOC142590921 gene encoding uncharacterized protein LOC142590921, with the protein MTTAAMAEQVRALRAESAPGLRLLVGLRPLDVENAYVRLWSNRSGLAASANLAYEWVRRAGLDGIALTNLVVGRHTVDAYVNFLKMSSLAVIRRLGVPRDQTCVSMSLAVMRFLLYDQPRRFGQVCHNYFPESYSMHCREWTEIRYERGAVANTALVHRRAVAVAEIMDSFDNETTLARKVSALVRSSGIPCVAVYNVELDDATGTCDSETPYSRLTAVATALRGATIAKQTTTAVSKSTPRKAVDNVEPEETTASRHRHKVRRRVLVAVKRRRH; encoded by the exons ATGACCACGGCAGCGATGGCCGAGCAGGTGCGGGCACTGCGCGCCGAGTCCGCTCCGGGCCTCCGGCTCCTCGTCGGCCTGCGCCCGCTGGACGTGGAGAACGCGTACGTGCGCCTCTGGTCCAACCGGTCGGGCCTGGCGGCGTCGGCCAACCTGGCCTACGAGTGGGTCCGTCGCGCCGGCCTGGACGGCATCGCCCTTACCAACCTGGTTGTGGGACGCCACACCGTCGACGCGTACGTGAACTTCCTCAAg ATGTCGTCGCTGGCCGTGATTCGACGCCTGGGCGTGCCACGTGACCAGACGTGCGTGTCCATGAGCCTGGCCGTGATGCGCTTCCTGCTGTACGACCAGCCGAGGCGCTTCGGGCAGGTCTGCCACAACTACTTCCCCGAGTCGTACTCCATG CACTGTCGCGAGTGGACCGAGATACGGTACGAGCGGGGCGCCGTGGCCAACACGGCGCTCGTGCACAGGCGTGCCGTGGCCGTCGCCGAGATCATGGACAGCTTCGACAACGAAACCACGCTCGCCCGCAAG GTATCGGCGCTCGTCCGGAGTTCCGGCATCCCTTGCGTCGCCGTCTACAACGTCGAGCTGGACGACGCCACCGGCACCTGCGACTCCGAGACGCCCTACTCGAGGCTTACCGCGGTGGCCACCGCGTTGCGCGGCGCGACGATCGCGAAGCAGACCACCACCGCGGTGTCGAAATCCACGCCGCGCAAGGCAGTCGACAACGTCGAGCCAGAGGAGACGACTGCGTCGAGGCACCGTCACAAAGTGCGCAGACGAGTCTTGGTGGCCGTTAAAAGGCGGCGCCACTAG
- the DNAlig1 gene encoding DNA ligase 1 isoform X3, protein MSQKKISSFFKTSAAASSSTKTEKEPPAAASTSPEKDVDEKDVNGHASPVKAPSRRRIRMISDSDDETDQKEAAPEKDEEPAAPSSSKTPSPPPAKSEEPVQETTIIKRRTARKTAKRSPEPNRLSAESGTKRPKTEAASEEEPLPAQASPPQGEQGGKINNNKKAKTEPAASPKQEEMETESTPEADEKVEPKKEKEENEQLDKKKVTKASPPKKKEPKDEKPPKKSKSLSPKDEKAKEKPQAVAGKKLQNFAFTSAKSDQSSAVTCDYDPSKANYDPVEDACWKKGAKVPYLALAITLDKIDGISGRLRIMEVLSNFLRSVLILSPDDLLSAVYLCLNKIAPDYQGLELGIGESLLVKALAEATGRTPDKVRAEATAKGDLGLVAESSRSQQRVLFPPPPLMLSHVFTKLRAIAEMTGNSVQQKKVDIIKVLLVACRQCEARFLVRSLGGKLRIGLAEASLLTALAHAAALSPPHGDPKASKKRLEEAALLVKTAYCECPDYERLINALLEEGVDSLPKRCRLSPGIPLKPMLAHPTKAISEVLNRFEGSAFTCEFKYDGERAQIHLLEDGSVRIYSRNQEDNTGKYPEVVSRIRAAISPDTKTCILDSEAVAWDRPSQTILPFQTLSTRKRKETTEEEVKVQVCVFAFDLLYLNGESLVKEALRKRRELLRKILVEVPGETQLARSADLSTVEDIQEFLQESIKGSCEGLMVKSLDTGASYEIAKRSHNWLKLKKDYLDGVGDSVDAVVLGGYHGKGKRTGTFGCFLLGCYDPDNEEFQTLCKIGTGFSEEQLDQHSAFFKEHVIPAPKSYYRFDSSLAPDAWFEPCQVWEIKSADLSVSPVHKAALGLVDPEKGISLRFPRFIRIRDDKNPEDATSAQQVADLYNKQDHIKNKKAAVQETTADEDFY, encoded by the exons ATGTCGCAGAAGAAGATATC ATCGTTCTTCAAGACCTCGGCGGCGGCCTCATCGAGCACGAAGACCGAGAAGGAGCCCCCCGCGGCTGCCTCGACGTCGCCCGAGAAAGACGTCGACGAAAAAGACGTCAACGG GCATGCCTCCCCTGTGAAGGCGCCCTCGAGGAGGCGCATTCGCATGATCAGCGACAGTGACGACGAAACAGATCAGAAGGAAGCGGCGCCAGAGAAGGATGAGGAGCCAGCTGCTCCGTCTAGCAGCAAGACCCCGTCCCCGCCGCCTGCCAAGTCGGAGGAACCTGTCCAAGAGACGACTATCATCAAACGAAGAACAG CTCGCAAGACCGCCAAGCGCAGTCCTGAGCCCAACCGGCTGTCGGCAGAGTCCGGCACCAAGAGACCGAAGACTGAGGCAGCTTCGGAGGAAGAGCCATTGCCTGCACAGGCTTCTCCTCCACAGGGTGAGCAAGGAGGAAAGATAAATA ACAACAAGAAAGCCAAAACCGAGCCAGCTGCGTCGCCTAAACAGGAGGAGATGGAGACTGAGTCTACACCTGAAGCAG ACGAAAAAGTGgagccgaaaaaagaaaaagaagagaacgaacaattggacaaaaagaaagtaacaaaggCCTCGCcaccaaagaaaaaagaacctaaGGACGAGAAGCCACCTAAGAAGTCCAAGTCCTTGTCTCCGAAGGACGAGAAGGCCAAAGAAAAGCCACAGGCCGTAGCCGGGAAGAAGCTCCAAAACTT TGCCTTCACGTCTGCAAAGTCAGACCAATCGTCTGCTGTGACATGTGACTACGACCCTAGCAAGGCCAACTATGACCCCGTGGAAGACGCCTGCTGGAAGAAAGGTGCCAAGGTGCCGTACCTTGCCCTTGCCATCACCTTGGACAAGATCGATGGCATCTCGGGCAG GCTTCGCATTATGGAAGTTTTGAGCAACTTCCTCCGCTCGGTGTTGATCCTGTCACCCGACGACTTGCTGAGTGCCGTCTACCTCTGCCTCAACAAGATCGCACCCGACTACCAAGGTCTTGAGTTGGGCATTGGCGAGTCACTGCTGGTCAAGGCGCTTGCCGAGGCCACGGGGCGTACTCCTGACAAAGTGCGGGCCGAAGCCACAGCCAAAGGCGACCTTGGCCTTGTTGCAGAG AGCAGCCGCAGCCAACAACGGGTGCTGTTCCCACCGCCGCCGCTGATGCTGTCGCACGTCTTTACCAAGTTGCGTGCAATTGCGGAGATGACGGGAAACTCA GTGCAGCAGAAGAAAGTCGACATAATCAAGGTCCTGCTCGTCGCCTGCCGCCAGTGCGAGGCCCGGTTTCTTGTGCGCTCGCTTGGGGGCAAACTGCGCATTGGCCTGGCCGAGGCGTCACTGCTGACCGCCCTGGCTCATGCGGCTGCGCTCTCGCCACCTCACGGGGATCCCAAGGCATCCAAGAAGCGGCTTGAGGAAGCGGCCTTGCTTGTCAAGACAGCTTACTG CGAGTGTCCGGACTACGAGCGACTGATCAACGCCCTGCTGGAAGAGGGTGTCGACTCGCTTCCCAAGCGCTGCCGGCTGAGTCCTGGCATCCCTCTGAAGCCAATGCTCGCCCATCCCACCAAGGCCATCTCGGAGGTGCTCAACCGCTTCGAGGGGTCGGCCTTCACGTGCGAGTTCAAGTACGACGGCGAGCGAGCTCAG ATCCACCTCTTGGAAGACGGAAGCGTGCGCATCTACAGCCGCAACCAGGAGGACAACACGGGCAAATACCCAGAGGTCGTGTCGCGCATCCGGGCGGCGATCTCGCCCGACACAAAGACCTGCATCTTGGACAGCGAGGCGGTTGCCTGGGACCGTCCCAGCCAGACCATCCTGCCGTTCCAGACCCTGAGCACTCGTAAACGGAAG GAGACAACAGAAGAGGAGGTCAAGGTTCAAGTCTGTGTCTTCGCTTTCGACCTTCTGTACCTTAACGGCGAGTCCCTGGTCAAGGAGGCCCTGCGGAAGCGCAGGGAGCTCCTGCGCAAGATCCTCGTTGAGGTGCCTGGCGAGACCCAGCTGGCGCGCTCGGCCGACCTGTCGACGGTTGAAGACATTCAGGAGTTCCTGCAGGAGTCCATCAAAG GCAGCTGCGAAGGTCTCATGGTCAAGTCTTTGGACACTGGGGCTTCGTACGAAATTGCAAAGCGCTCCCACAACTGGCTCAAG TTGAAGAAGGACTACCTAGATGGCGTTGGTGACAGCGTGGACGCCGTGGTCCTTGGTGGCTACCATGGCAAGGGGAAGCGCACGGGCACGTTTGGCTGCTTCTTGCTCGGCTGCTACGACCCTGATAATGAGGAGTTCCAGACGCTTTGCAAG ATCGGCACTGGTTTTAGTGAAGAGCAGCTGGACCAGCACTCCGCCTTCTTCAAGGAGCACGTCATCCCGGCGCCCAAGTCATACTACCGGTTTGACAGCAGCCTCGCTCCTGATGCCTGGTTCGAGCCCTGTCAGGTGTGGGAGATCAAAAGTGCTGACCTCTCAGTCTCACCCGTTCACAAGGCGGCCCTTGGACTG GTTGATCCTGAGAAGGGCATTTCCCTGCGGTTTCCCCGGTTCATCAGGATACGAGATGACAAGAACCCAGAAGATGCCACTTCTGCCCAGCAG GTTGCAGACTTGTACAACAAGCAAGACCACATCAAGAACAAAAAGGCAGCCGTCCAAGAAACCACAGCCGACGAAGATTTTTATTAA
- the DNAlig1 gene encoding DNA ligase 1 isoform X1, whose product MMGATVRALWTCSSRAGLWRCVVAASSSTCNKPTINRCDRHWLAVCSRRSFFKTSAAASSSTKTEKEPPAAASTSPEKDVDEKDVNGHASPVKAPSRRRIRMISDSDDETDQKEAAPEKDEEPAAPSSSKTPSPPPAKSEEPVQETTIIKRRTARKTAKRSPEPNRLSAESGTKRPKTEAASEEEPLPAQASPPQGEQGGKINNNKKAKTEPAASPKQEEMETESTPEADEKVEPKKEKEENEQLDKKKVTKASPPKKKEPKDEKPPKKSKSLSPKDEKAKEKPQAVAGKKLQNFAFTSAKSDQSSAVTCDYDPSKANYDPVEDACWKKGAKVPYLALAITLDKIDGISGRLRIMEVLSNFLRSVLILSPDDLLSAVYLCLNKIAPDYQGLELGIGESLLVKALAEATGRTPDKVRAEATAKGDLGLVAESSRSQQRVLFPPPPLMLSHVFTKLRAIAEMTGNSVQQKKVDIIKVLLVACRQCEARFLVRSLGGKLRIGLAEASLLTALAHAAALSPPHGDPKASKKRLEEAALLVKTAYCECPDYERLINALLEEGVDSLPKRCRLSPGIPLKPMLAHPTKAISEVLNRFEGSAFTCEFKYDGERAQIHLLEDGSVRIYSRNQEDNTGKYPEVVSRIRAAISPDTKTCILDSEAVAWDRPSQTILPFQTLSTRKRKETTEEEVKVQVCVFAFDLLYLNGESLVKEALRKRRELLRKILVEVPGETQLARSADLSTVEDIQEFLQESIKGSCEGLMVKSLDTGASYEIAKRSHNWLKLKKDYLDGVGDSVDAVVLGGYHGKGKRTGTFGCFLLGCYDPDNEEFQTLCKIGTGFSEEQLDQHSAFFKEHVIPAPKSYYRFDSSLAPDAWFEPCQVWEIKSADLSVSPVHKAALGLVDPEKGISLRFPRFIRIRDDKNPEDATSAQQVADLYNKQDHIKNKKAAVQETTADEDFY is encoded by the exons atgatgggcgCGACCGTCCGAGCTCTTTGGACGTGCTCTTCTCGAGCCGGCTTGTGGCGTTGCGTCGTCGCCGCCTCATCCTCCACTTGCAACAAGCCGACAATTAACCGCTGCGATCGGCATTGGTTGGCCGTTTGTTCCCGCAGATCGTTCTTCAAGACCTCGGCGGCGGCCTCATCGAGCACGAAGACCGAGAAGGAGCCCCCCGCGGCTGCCTCGACGTCGCCCGAGAAAGACGTCGACGAAAAAGACGTCAACGG GCATGCCTCCCCTGTGAAGGCGCCCTCGAGGAGGCGCATTCGCATGATCAGCGACAGTGACGACGAAACAGATCAGAAGGAAGCGGCGCCAGAGAAGGATGAGGAGCCAGCTGCTCCGTCTAGCAGCAAGACCCCGTCCCCGCCGCCTGCCAAGTCGGAGGAACCTGTCCAAGAGACGACTATCATCAAACGAAGAACAG CTCGCAAGACCGCCAAGCGCAGTCCTGAGCCCAACCGGCTGTCGGCAGAGTCCGGCACCAAGAGACCGAAGACTGAGGCAGCTTCGGAGGAAGAGCCATTGCCTGCACAGGCTTCTCCTCCACAGGGTGAGCAAGGAGGAAAGATAAATA ACAACAAGAAAGCCAAAACCGAGCCAGCTGCGTCGCCTAAACAGGAGGAGATGGAGACTGAGTCTACACCTGAAGCAG ACGAAAAAGTGgagccgaaaaaagaaaaagaagagaacgaacaattggacaaaaagaaagtaacaaaggCCTCGCcaccaaagaaaaaagaacctaaGGACGAGAAGCCACCTAAGAAGTCCAAGTCCTTGTCTCCGAAGGACGAGAAGGCCAAAGAAAAGCCACAGGCCGTAGCCGGGAAGAAGCTCCAAAACTT TGCCTTCACGTCTGCAAAGTCAGACCAATCGTCTGCTGTGACATGTGACTACGACCCTAGCAAGGCCAACTATGACCCCGTGGAAGACGCCTGCTGGAAGAAAGGTGCCAAGGTGCCGTACCTTGCCCTTGCCATCACCTTGGACAAGATCGATGGCATCTCGGGCAG GCTTCGCATTATGGAAGTTTTGAGCAACTTCCTCCGCTCGGTGTTGATCCTGTCACCCGACGACTTGCTGAGTGCCGTCTACCTCTGCCTCAACAAGATCGCACCCGACTACCAAGGTCTTGAGTTGGGCATTGGCGAGTCACTGCTGGTCAAGGCGCTTGCCGAGGCCACGGGGCGTACTCCTGACAAAGTGCGGGCCGAAGCCACAGCCAAAGGCGACCTTGGCCTTGTTGCAGAG AGCAGCCGCAGCCAACAACGGGTGCTGTTCCCACCGCCGCCGCTGATGCTGTCGCACGTCTTTACCAAGTTGCGTGCAATTGCGGAGATGACGGGAAACTCA GTGCAGCAGAAGAAAGTCGACATAATCAAGGTCCTGCTCGTCGCCTGCCGCCAGTGCGAGGCCCGGTTTCTTGTGCGCTCGCTTGGGGGCAAACTGCGCATTGGCCTGGCCGAGGCGTCACTGCTGACCGCCCTGGCTCATGCGGCTGCGCTCTCGCCACCTCACGGGGATCCCAAGGCATCCAAGAAGCGGCTTGAGGAAGCGGCCTTGCTTGTCAAGACAGCTTACTG CGAGTGTCCGGACTACGAGCGACTGATCAACGCCCTGCTGGAAGAGGGTGTCGACTCGCTTCCCAAGCGCTGCCGGCTGAGTCCTGGCATCCCTCTGAAGCCAATGCTCGCCCATCCCACCAAGGCCATCTCGGAGGTGCTCAACCGCTTCGAGGGGTCGGCCTTCACGTGCGAGTTCAAGTACGACGGCGAGCGAGCTCAG ATCCACCTCTTGGAAGACGGAAGCGTGCGCATCTACAGCCGCAACCAGGAGGACAACACGGGCAAATACCCAGAGGTCGTGTCGCGCATCCGGGCGGCGATCTCGCCCGACACAAAGACCTGCATCTTGGACAGCGAGGCGGTTGCCTGGGACCGTCCCAGCCAGACCATCCTGCCGTTCCAGACCCTGAGCACTCGTAAACGGAAG GAGACAACAGAAGAGGAGGTCAAGGTTCAAGTCTGTGTCTTCGCTTTCGACCTTCTGTACCTTAACGGCGAGTCCCTGGTCAAGGAGGCCCTGCGGAAGCGCAGGGAGCTCCTGCGCAAGATCCTCGTTGAGGTGCCTGGCGAGACCCAGCTGGCGCGCTCGGCCGACCTGTCGACGGTTGAAGACATTCAGGAGTTCCTGCAGGAGTCCATCAAAG GCAGCTGCGAAGGTCTCATGGTCAAGTCTTTGGACACTGGGGCTTCGTACGAAATTGCAAAGCGCTCCCACAACTGGCTCAAG TTGAAGAAGGACTACCTAGATGGCGTTGGTGACAGCGTGGACGCCGTGGTCCTTGGTGGCTACCATGGCAAGGGGAAGCGCACGGGCACGTTTGGCTGCTTCTTGCTCGGCTGCTACGACCCTGATAATGAGGAGTTCCAGACGCTTTGCAAG ATCGGCACTGGTTTTAGTGAAGAGCAGCTGGACCAGCACTCCGCCTTCTTCAAGGAGCACGTCATCCCGGCGCCCAAGTCATACTACCGGTTTGACAGCAGCCTCGCTCCTGATGCCTGGTTCGAGCCCTGTCAGGTGTGGGAGATCAAAAGTGCTGACCTCTCAGTCTCACCCGTTCACAAGGCGGCCCTTGGACTG GTTGATCCTGAGAAGGGCATTTCCCTGCGGTTTCCCCGGTTCATCAGGATACGAGATGACAAGAACCCAGAAGATGCCACTTCTGCCCAGCAG GTTGCAGACTTGTACAACAAGCAAGACCACATCAAGAACAAAAAGGCAGCCGTCCAAGAAACCACAGCCGACGAAGATTTTTATTAA
- the DNAlig1 gene encoding DNA ligase 1 isoform X2 has protein sequence MMGATVRALWTCSSRAGLWRCVVAASSSTCNKPTINRCDRHWLAVCSRRSFFKTSAAASSSTKTEKEPPAAASTSPEKDVDEKDVNGHASPVKAPSRRRIRMISDSDDETDQKEAAPEKDEEPAAPSSSKTPSPPPAKSEEPVQETTIIKRRTARKTAKRSPEPNRLSAESGTKRPKTEAASEEEPLPAQASPPQDNKKAKTEPAASPKQEEMETESTPEADEKVEPKKEKEENEQLDKKKVTKASPPKKKEPKDEKPPKKSKSLSPKDEKAKEKPQAVAGKKLQNFAFTSAKSDQSSAVTCDYDPSKANYDPVEDACWKKGAKVPYLALAITLDKIDGISGRLRIMEVLSNFLRSVLILSPDDLLSAVYLCLNKIAPDYQGLELGIGESLLVKALAEATGRTPDKVRAEATAKGDLGLVAESSRSQQRVLFPPPPLMLSHVFTKLRAIAEMTGNSVQQKKVDIIKVLLVACRQCEARFLVRSLGGKLRIGLAEASLLTALAHAAALSPPHGDPKASKKRLEEAALLVKTAYCECPDYERLINALLEEGVDSLPKRCRLSPGIPLKPMLAHPTKAISEVLNRFEGSAFTCEFKYDGERAQIHLLEDGSVRIYSRNQEDNTGKYPEVVSRIRAAISPDTKTCILDSEAVAWDRPSQTILPFQTLSTRKRKETTEEEVKVQVCVFAFDLLYLNGESLVKEALRKRRELLRKILVEVPGETQLARSADLSTVEDIQEFLQESIKGSCEGLMVKSLDTGASYEIAKRSHNWLKLKKDYLDGVGDSVDAVVLGGYHGKGKRTGTFGCFLLGCYDPDNEEFQTLCKIGTGFSEEQLDQHSAFFKEHVIPAPKSYYRFDSSLAPDAWFEPCQVWEIKSADLSVSPVHKAALGLVDPEKGISLRFPRFIRIRDDKNPEDATSAQQVADLYNKQDHIKNKKAAVQETTADEDFY, from the exons atgatgggcgCGACCGTCCGAGCTCTTTGGACGTGCTCTTCTCGAGCCGGCTTGTGGCGTTGCGTCGTCGCCGCCTCATCCTCCACTTGCAACAAGCCGACAATTAACCGCTGCGATCGGCATTGGTTGGCCGTTTGTTCCCGCAGATCGTTCTTCAAGACCTCGGCGGCGGCCTCATCGAGCACGAAGACCGAGAAGGAGCCCCCCGCGGCTGCCTCGACGTCGCCCGAGAAAGACGTCGACGAAAAAGACGTCAACGG GCATGCCTCCCCTGTGAAGGCGCCCTCGAGGAGGCGCATTCGCATGATCAGCGACAGTGACGACGAAACAGATCAGAAGGAAGCGGCGCCAGAGAAGGATGAGGAGCCAGCTGCTCCGTCTAGCAGCAAGACCCCGTCCCCGCCGCCTGCCAAGTCGGAGGAACCTGTCCAAGAGACGACTATCATCAAACGAAGAACAG CTCGCAAGACCGCCAAGCGCAGTCCTGAGCCCAACCGGCTGTCGGCAGAGTCCGGCACCAAGAGACCGAAGACTGAGGCAGCTTCGGAGGAAGAGCCATTGCCTGCACAGGCTTCTCCTCCACAGG ACAACAAGAAAGCCAAAACCGAGCCAGCTGCGTCGCCTAAACAGGAGGAGATGGAGACTGAGTCTACACCTGAAGCAG ACGAAAAAGTGgagccgaaaaaagaaaaagaagagaacgaacaattggacaaaaagaaagtaacaaaggCCTCGCcaccaaagaaaaaagaacctaaGGACGAGAAGCCACCTAAGAAGTCCAAGTCCTTGTCTCCGAAGGACGAGAAGGCCAAAGAAAAGCCACAGGCCGTAGCCGGGAAGAAGCTCCAAAACTT TGCCTTCACGTCTGCAAAGTCAGACCAATCGTCTGCTGTGACATGTGACTACGACCCTAGCAAGGCCAACTATGACCCCGTGGAAGACGCCTGCTGGAAGAAAGGTGCCAAGGTGCCGTACCTTGCCCTTGCCATCACCTTGGACAAGATCGATGGCATCTCGGGCAG GCTTCGCATTATGGAAGTTTTGAGCAACTTCCTCCGCTCGGTGTTGATCCTGTCACCCGACGACTTGCTGAGTGCCGTCTACCTCTGCCTCAACAAGATCGCACCCGACTACCAAGGTCTTGAGTTGGGCATTGGCGAGTCACTGCTGGTCAAGGCGCTTGCCGAGGCCACGGGGCGTACTCCTGACAAAGTGCGGGCCGAAGCCACAGCCAAAGGCGACCTTGGCCTTGTTGCAGAG AGCAGCCGCAGCCAACAACGGGTGCTGTTCCCACCGCCGCCGCTGATGCTGTCGCACGTCTTTACCAAGTTGCGTGCAATTGCGGAGATGACGGGAAACTCA GTGCAGCAGAAGAAAGTCGACATAATCAAGGTCCTGCTCGTCGCCTGCCGCCAGTGCGAGGCCCGGTTTCTTGTGCGCTCGCTTGGGGGCAAACTGCGCATTGGCCTGGCCGAGGCGTCACTGCTGACCGCCCTGGCTCATGCGGCTGCGCTCTCGCCACCTCACGGGGATCCCAAGGCATCCAAGAAGCGGCTTGAGGAAGCGGCCTTGCTTGTCAAGACAGCTTACTG CGAGTGTCCGGACTACGAGCGACTGATCAACGCCCTGCTGGAAGAGGGTGTCGACTCGCTTCCCAAGCGCTGCCGGCTGAGTCCTGGCATCCCTCTGAAGCCAATGCTCGCCCATCCCACCAAGGCCATCTCGGAGGTGCTCAACCGCTTCGAGGGGTCGGCCTTCACGTGCGAGTTCAAGTACGACGGCGAGCGAGCTCAG ATCCACCTCTTGGAAGACGGAAGCGTGCGCATCTACAGCCGCAACCAGGAGGACAACACGGGCAAATACCCAGAGGTCGTGTCGCGCATCCGGGCGGCGATCTCGCCCGACACAAAGACCTGCATCTTGGACAGCGAGGCGGTTGCCTGGGACCGTCCCAGCCAGACCATCCTGCCGTTCCAGACCCTGAGCACTCGTAAACGGAAG GAGACAACAGAAGAGGAGGTCAAGGTTCAAGTCTGTGTCTTCGCTTTCGACCTTCTGTACCTTAACGGCGAGTCCCTGGTCAAGGAGGCCCTGCGGAAGCGCAGGGAGCTCCTGCGCAAGATCCTCGTTGAGGTGCCTGGCGAGACCCAGCTGGCGCGCTCGGCCGACCTGTCGACGGTTGAAGACATTCAGGAGTTCCTGCAGGAGTCCATCAAAG GCAGCTGCGAAGGTCTCATGGTCAAGTCTTTGGACACTGGGGCTTCGTACGAAATTGCAAAGCGCTCCCACAACTGGCTCAAG TTGAAGAAGGACTACCTAGATGGCGTTGGTGACAGCGTGGACGCCGTGGTCCTTGGTGGCTACCATGGCAAGGGGAAGCGCACGGGCACGTTTGGCTGCTTCTTGCTCGGCTGCTACGACCCTGATAATGAGGAGTTCCAGACGCTTTGCAAG ATCGGCACTGGTTTTAGTGAAGAGCAGCTGGACCAGCACTCCGCCTTCTTCAAGGAGCACGTCATCCCGGCGCCCAAGTCATACTACCGGTTTGACAGCAGCCTCGCTCCTGATGCCTGGTTCGAGCCCTGTCAGGTGTGGGAGATCAAAAGTGCTGACCTCTCAGTCTCACCCGTTCACAAGGCGGCCCTTGGACTG GTTGATCCTGAGAAGGGCATTTCCCTGCGGTTTCCCCGGTTCATCAGGATACGAGATGACAAGAACCCAGAAGATGCCACTTCTGCCCAGCAG GTTGCAGACTTGTACAACAAGCAAGACCACATCAAGAACAAAAAGGCAGCCGTCCAAGAAACCACAGCCGACGAAGATTTTTATTAA